In one window of Oryzias melastigma strain HK-1 linkage group LG5, ASM292280v2, whole genome shotgun sequence DNA:
- the ahcy gene encoding adenosylhomocysteinase, whose product MSEKLPYKVADISLAEWGRKAIDIAENEMPGLMKMRELYGQSKPLKGARIAGCLHMTLQTAVLIETLTALGAEVQWSSCNIFSTQDHAASAIAKSGIPVYAWKGETDEEYVWCIEQTLYFKDGQPLNMILDDGGDLTNLVHKKYPKLLAGIRGVSEETTTGVHNLYKMLKKGELKIPAINVNDSVTKSKFDNLYGCRESLIDGIKRATDVMIAGKVAVVAGYGDVGKGCVQALRAFGARVIVTEIDPINALQAAMEGYEVTTMDEASKEGNLFVTTTGCEDIIMGHHFENMKDDAIVCNIGHFDCEIDMSWLNKNAAERINVKPQVDRYRLKNGRHVIVLAEGRLVNLGCAMGHPSFVMSNSFTNQVLAQIELWTNTAKYPLGVYFLPKKLDEEVAAAHLDKLGVKLTKLTEKQAKYLGLPKEGPFKPDHYRY is encoded by the exons atgTCTGAGAAACTCCCCTACAAAGTTG CCGACATCAGCCTGGCTGAATGGGGACGAAAGGCCATCGACATCGCAGAGAACGAGATGCCCGGCCTCATGAAGATGAGGGAGCTGTACGGTCAGTCCAAACCTCTGAAGGGCGCCAGAATCGCCGGCTGCCTCCACATGACTCTGCAGACCGCCGTGCTCATCGAGACCCTCACTGCCCTCGGAGCTGAG GTTCAGTGGTCGAGCTGCAACATTTTCTCCACTCAGGATCACGCCGCCTCTGCCATCGCCAAATCTGGCATTCCAG TTTACGCCTGGAAGGGTGAGACGGATGAGGAGTATGTGTGGTGCATCGAGCAGACGCTGTACTTCAAAGACGGTCAGCCTCTCAACATGATCCTGGATGACGGAGGAGACCTCACTAACCTGGTCCACAAGAAGTACCCCAAACTGCTGGCAG GTATCCGTGGAGTGTCAGAGGAGACCACCACCGGTGTCCACAACCTGTACAAGATGCTGAAGAAGGGTGAGCTGAAGATCCCAGCCATCAACGTCAACGACTCTGTCACCAAG AGTAAATTTGACAACCTGTACGGCTGCAGAGAGAGCTTGATCGATGGCATCAAGAGAGCCACGGATGTGATGATTGCGGGTAAAGTGGCGGTGGTGGCGGGTTACGGAGACGTGGGGAAAGGGTGTGTACAGGCACTGAGGGCGTTTGGCGCCCGTGTCATCGTCACAGAGATCGATCCCATCAATGCTCTGCAGGCTGCAATGGAGG GCTATGAGGTCACCACCATGGATGAGGCTAGCAAAGAAGGAAACCTCTTCGTCACCACCACTGGCTGTGAGGACATCATCATGGGACA TCACTTTGAGAACATGAAGGACGACGCCATCGTTTGTAACATCGGACACTTCGACTGCGAGATCGACATGAGCTGGCTCAACAAAAACGCCGCAGAGCGCATCAACGTTAAGCCACAG GTCGATCGCTATCGTCTAAAGAACGGCCGTCACGTCATTGTTCTGGCAGAGGGCAGGCTGGTAAACCTCGGCTGTGCCATGGGACACCCCTCATTCGTCATGAGCAACTCCTTCACCAACCAG GTCCTGGCTCAGATCGAGTTGTGGACAAACACCGCAAAGTATCCTCTGGGAGTTTACTTCCTCCCCAAGAAG CTGGACGAGGAGGTTGCAGCCGCCCACCTGGACAAACTGGGAGTGAAGCTCACCAAACTAACAGAGAAGCAGGCCAAGTACCTGGGCCTGCCCAAAGAAGGACCCTTCAAACCGGACCATTATCGCTACTGA